In one window of Thermoplasmata archaeon DNA:
- a CDS encoding DMT family transporter has product MRARDRDVILVLLASVLWGTSFPGSKLTVGSVDPLFLTFARMALGALLGVGVLVATRRLDFRVFREPLVWVLGAINAVGFDLQNEGILLTTASKTALLVNVNVVIIPVLMVLFFREAMTRVRIAGLSIGVFGVVVLATKLNPGSLAGGQFEGDVLVFVAGLVWAFYVVGAKKMVDRGGDYVALAAGILATTAIVAALPLFLVGWPLPARTEGWLGIAYLGLVPTFTPLLLYVASLRTISPTTSALLILLEVVVAAILSFVMFQDAIDMFTLAGGALILFGAYVVARGEKEIPEPAAAGLAPVPSGTALPDSDGERRR; this is encoded by the coding sequence GTGAGGGCCCGCGACCGGGACGTGATCCTCGTCCTGCTCGCGAGCGTCCTCTGGGGCACCTCGTTTCCCGGGAGCAAGCTCACCGTCGGGAGTGTCGACCCACTCTTCCTGACGTTCGCGCGGATGGCGCTCGGCGCGCTCCTCGGGGTCGGAGTCCTCGTGGCGACGCGTCGCCTCGATTTCCGCGTGTTCCGCGAGCCGCTCGTCTGGGTCCTCGGTGCGATCAACGCGGTCGGATTCGATCTGCAGAACGAAGGAATCCTGCTAACGACCGCGTCGAAGACCGCGCTCCTCGTGAACGTGAATGTCGTCATCATCCCGGTCCTCATGGTGCTCTTCTTCCGGGAGGCGATGACCCGAGTCCGGATCGCGGGCCTCTCGATCGGGGTGTTCGGGGTCGTCGTGCTCGCGACGAAGCTGAATCCGGGGTCCCTCGCAGGGGGCCAGTTCGAGGGCGACGTCCTCGTCTTCGTCGCGGGCCTCGTCTGGGCGTTCTACGTCGTCGGCGCGAAGAAGATGGTGGACCGCGGCGGGGACTACGTCGCTCTGGCCGCGGGCATCCTGGCGACGACGGCGATAGTGGCGGCCCTCCCCTTGTTCTTGGTCGGCTGGCCTCTGCCCGCGAGGACCGAAGGGTGGCTCGGGATCGCGTACCTCGGCCTCGTCCCGACGTTCACGCCCCTCCTGCTGTACGTGGCCAGCCTGCGCACGATCTCGCCCACGACGTCAGCGCTGCTGATCCTCCTCGAGGTCGTCGTGGCGGCGATCCTTTCGTTCGTGATGTTCCAGGATGCCATCGATATGTTCACCCTCGCCGGAGGGGCCCTCATCCTCTTCGGCGCCTACGTCGTGGCGCGCGGAGAGAAGGAGATCCCCGAGCCCGCGGCCGCCGGTCTCGCGCCGGTGCCGTCGGGCACCGCCTTGCCGGATTCCGATGGCGAGAGGCGGCGATAG
- a CDS encoding branched-chain amino acid ABC transporter permease, translating into MPEPAVLAADLAFGLLLGCVFAVIAHGLNLIWGIAKIVNVAHGEFIMIGAYGAYFLNLWFGFSPLLSAPVDAAIGLAVGLGFYFGFLYREIRGKESIGLRSEMVTLVSTFGLALFTTNVALRVWSPNFVGIPWSPGVVEIGFLRLPLGAVYVAIVSVAIIGLTHIFLTRTFLGNAIRAYSQDIPAAQLLGIDPTLVGAIGIALGFSVTMAGGALLTVWLPTGINPGMGALYAPISFVIVVLGGPGKMWGSLVGGITIAVIIDVGQAFVGLSLATAIAFLTLIPILLFRPEGILR; encoded by the coding sequence ATGCCCGAGCCAGCTGTCCTCGCCGCGGACCTCGCCTTCGGTCTGCTGCTCGGCTGCGTCTTCGCGGTCATCGCACACGGCCTGAACTTAATTTGGGGCATCGCGAAAATCGTGAATGTCGCGCACGGCGAATTCATCATGATCGGCGCCTACGGAGCGTACTTCCTTAACTTGTGGTTTGGATTCAGTCCGCTCCTAAGCGCGCCGGTGGACGCAGCGATTGGCCTTGCCGTCGGACTCGGATTCTACTTCGGATTCCTCTACCGCGAAATTCGTGGGAAGGAGTCGATCGGCCTGCGGAGCGAGATGGTCACCCTTGTTTCGACGTTCGGGCTCGCGCTGTTCACCACCAATGTGGCGCTCCGGGTGTGGAGCCCCAACTTCGTCGGAATCCCCTGGAGCCCGGGCGTAGTCGAAATCGGATTCCTTCGATTGCCCCTGGGGGCAGTCTACGTAGCGATCGTGTCCGTGGCAATCATTGGCTTGACCCACATCTTCCTCACCCGCACGTTCCTAGGAAACGCGATCCGTGCGTACAGCCAAGACATCCCCGCTGCGCAACTCCTCGGAATCGACCCAACGCTCGTCGGTGCGATCGGGATTGCGCTCGGTTTCTCCGTCACGATGGCCGGCGGAGCCCTCCTGACGGTGTGGCTGCCAACGGGGATTAATCCGGGCATGGGCGCGCTATACGCGCCGATCAGTTTCGTGATCGTCGTCCTCGGCGGCCCGGGAAAGATGTGGGGGAGCCTTGTGGGCGGGATCACCATCGCCGTGATCATCGACGTCGGCCAGGCGTTTGTGGGCCTCTCGCTTGCCACTGCGATTGCTTTCCTAACCCTCATACCGATCCTGCTGTTCCGACCCGAGGGGATCCTCCGATGA
- a CDS encoding acyl-CoA dehydrogenase family protein, translating to MAHAPSETQRLLLSTVARLMDKFPPDYWKGLEDREAYPEELVTEFEAQGFGGLLIPSEYGGAGGALSDAALLLEEIHARGGNAQPFHGQFYLSFLVSRFASEAIRQEYLPGLARGEIRMQTFALTEPDAGSDLTRITTVAERTGDRYRIRGRKVFISRVEQSDLMVLVARTAPVAEGAKRTEGLSLFLVDLREAKGIEHTRIRTMFNSQTYELFLSDVEVPAANLIGEEGRGFESLVHVLNPERILIASECIGDARWFIDRSVEYAKARVVFGRPIGSNQGIQFPLADVHARLVAADLVRWEAARLYEADADPKAVGEYANLAKYLASECSWRAANVAMDVHGGYGMARDMHIERKMRETRLYQVAPVSNHLVLAHIAHQVLGLPRSY from the coding sequence ATGGCCCACGCGCCGAGTGAGACCCAGCGGCTCCTCCTCTCGACGGTCGCGCGGCTCATGGACAAGTTCCCGCCCGACTACTGGAAGGGCCTCGAGGACCGCGAGGCCTACCCCGAGGAACTCGTGACGGAGTTCGAGGCCCAGGGCTTCGGCGGGCTCCTCATCCCGTCGGAGTACGGCGGCGCCGGCGGCGCGCTGTCGGACGCGGCCCTCCTCCTCGAGGAGATCCACGCGCGGGGCGGCAACGCCCAGCCGTTCCACGGGCAGTTCTATCTCTCCTTCCTCGTGTCGCGGTTCGCCTCAGAAGCGATTCGGCAGGAGTATCTCCCCGGACTCGCCCGCGGCGAAATTCGCATGCAGACCTTCGCCCTCACGGAGCCGGACGCCGGGTCCGATCTCACCCGGATCACCACGGTCGCCGAACGGACGGGGGACCGCTACCGGATCCGGGGCCGCAAGGTCTTCATCTCCCGGGTCGAGCAGAGCGACCTCATGGTGCTCGTCGCCCGCACGGCCCCCGTGGCCGAGGGCGCGAAGCGGACGGAGGGGCTGAGCCTCTTCCTCGTGGACCTCCGGGAGGCGAAGGGGATCGAGCACACCCGCATCCGGACGATGTTCAACAGTCAGACGTACGAGCTCTTCCTGAGCGACGTCGAGGTCCCCGCCGCGAACCTGATCGGCGAGGAGGGCCGGGGCTTCGAGTCCCTCGTCCACGTCCTCAACCCGGAGCGGATCCTGATCGCCTCCGAGTGCATCGGGGACGCCCGGTGGTTCATCGACCGGTCCGTGGAATACGCGAAGGCACGCGTCGTCTTCGGCCGCCCGATCGGGAGCAACCAGGGGATCCAGTTCCCCCTCGCCGACGTCCACGCGCGCCTCGTCGCCGCGGACCTCGTGCGATGGGAAGCGGCCCGCCTGTACGAGGCCGACGCGGACCCGAAGGCCGTCGGCGAGTACGCGAACCTCGCGAAGTACCTCGCCTCCGAGTGCTCCTGGCGCGCCGCGAACGTGGCGATGGACGTCCACGGCGGCTACGGCATGGCGAGGGACATGCACATCGAGCGGAAGATGCGGGAGACCCGCCTGTACCAGGTCGCGCCGGTGTCGAACCACCTCGTCCTCGCGCACATCGCGCATCAGGTCCTCGGGCTCCCGAGGTCGTACTGA
- a CDS encoding branched-chain amino acid ABC transporter permease has translation MKWPTRPRVPAFGPTLWGIGAFLLLLGSGAPWIPTFLLTIVINLLIFAALAYSLNFITGLTGYVNFGHVVFMATGSYALGYGVGTLGLHPIGGVALGALVSLLLAVGIGAVTLRFRGVYFAIASLVTPLAALNIVLVLPGLGQGQAIYLNIGLEPLAWFYTIWTLVAIEVGLTYWITHGRVGYGIRAIKSDEDAAKSLGVDAPKLKLFLFALSGLFAGAAGGVSAWTTSGVFPYAAFDLTFSLLMLAMIVIGGMGTLLGPLIGAAIVNLLSRFFLTIFIGTEFIIIGLVVIVIALLVPDGIVGTLRAYVPELRRILE, from the coding sequence ATGAAATGGCCGACCCGACCGCGCGTACCGGCGTTCGGGCCTACACTCTGGGGCATCGGCGCGTTCCTGCTATTGCTCGGGTCCGGGGCCCCTTGGATCCCAACGTTTCTCCTGACGATCGTGATCAACTTGCTAATCTTCGCGGCCCTCGCCTATTCGCTGAACTTCATCACGGGCCTCACGGGGTACGTGAACTTCGGCCATGTCGTGTTCATGGCCACTGGCTCGTACGCGCTCGGATACGGGGTTGGGACGCTGGGCTTGCATCCCATCGGTGGCGTGGCGCTTGGTGCCTTGGTGTCACTCCTCCTCGCCGTCGGGATCGGGGCTGTCACGCTTCGTTTCCGCGGCGTGTATTTCGCGATCGCGTCGCTGGTCACACCGCTTGCGGCGCTGAACATCGTTCTCGTTCTTCCCGGCCTGGGCCAAGGGCAGGCGATCTACCTGAACATCGGGCTCGAACCCCTGGCGTGGTTCTACACCATCTGGACTCTCGTGGCAATCGAGGTCGGCCTGACGTATTGGATCACGCACGGACGCGTCGGATACGGAATTCGGGCAATCAAGAGCGACGAGGATGCGGCGAAGTCGCTCGGCGTCGACGCGCCGAAGCTGAAGCTGTTCCTGTTCGCCTTGAGCGGCTTGTTCGCCGGCGCCGCGGGCGGAGTCTCCGCTTGGACCACGTCGGGCGTCTTCCCTTATGCCGCGTTCGATCTCACATTTTCGCTCCTCATGCTCGCGATGATTGTCATTGGAGGCATGGGCACCCTGCTCGGTCCGCTTATCGGGGCGGCCATCGTGAACCTCCTTTCGCGCTTCTTCCTGACCATTTTCATCGGCACGGAGTTCATCATCATCGGTCTCGTCGTCATCGTAATCGCCCTCCTCGTCCCCGATGGCATCGTCGGCACGTTGAGAGCGTATGTCCCTGAACTTAGGAGGATCCTCGAGTGA
- a CDS encoding ABC transporter ATP-binding protein codes for MSRALEARDIHKYFGGVRAVQGVSLQLEVGRIVGLIGPNGSGKSTLLNVLAGVEKPTKGTVTIDGRRVDRWPTHRIVGLGVAKTHQIPKPFLAMTCRENVAVAIMYGNRREAEPASALEESLRLLALVGLTRRADAPASNLTVQERKRLEFARVLATGAGLLLLDEIFAGLSPEELRDAIALFARVQKELGFGALVVEHVMRAVLTLSEHVVVIQEGRKIAEGSPKEVVENPAVIEAYLGTEATDATA; via the coding sequence GTGAGTCGCGCGCTCGAGGCAAGGGACATCCACAAGTACTTCGGCGGGGTGCGAGCGGTGCAGGGTGTTTCCTTACAGTTGGAGGTCGGCCGAATCGTGGGCCTGATCGGGCCGAACGGATCGGGGAAGTCGACCCTGTTGAACGTTCTCGCGGGTGTCGAGAAGCCGACGAAGGGGACCGTCACCATCGATGGGCGCCGCGTCGACCGGTGGCCGACGCATCGAATCGTCGGGCTCGGCGTTGCAAAGACCCACCAGATCCCGAAGCCGTTCCTCGCCATGACGTGCCGCGAGAATGTGGCCGTCGCGATCATGTACGGAAATCGGCGGGAGGCCGAACCCGCCTCCGCCTTGGAGGAATCGCTCCGCCTCCTTGCGTTGGTCGGACTCACTCGCCGCGCCGACGCACCCGCCTCGAACCTCACCGTCCAGGAACGGAAGCGGCTCGAGTTCGCGCGGGTCTTAGCGACGGGCGCGGGACTCCTCCTCCTCGACGAAATCTTCGCCGGGCTGTCGCCGGAAGAACTCCGCGACGCGATCGCCCTTTTCGCGCGAGTCCAGAAGGAACTGGGATTCGGTGCCTTGGTCGTCGAGCATGTGATGCGTGCGGTCCTCACCCTGTCCGAGCACGTCGTCGTGATCCAGGAGGGGAGGAAGATCGCGGAGGGGTCTCCGAAGGAGGTCGTCGAAAACCCGGCGGTGATCGAGGCGTACCTCGGCACGGAGGCGACAGATGCTACGGCTTGA
- a CDS encoding acetyl-CoA hydrolase/transferase C-terminal domain-containing protein, which produces MDADAAVERFVPERGSIAFSCMGGSSLAKEIPDALARSAEAGRRYELTLLTGGATTARFEAAIARLGIRRRFPYLSEGARKAVNEGSIEFFDCRIGEYPDLVREGTFTGGKPIDVAVVEVTSIDERGRLVPGLAVDALPAFIDASRRVIVEINERKPDLTGLHDIYRPRPGVPIPIRGVRDRVGRPYVSVPTSKIAAIIVTDRDDEPSASYTGPSPSDSRIAQAVSAFLEGELKREAWAGRFALQLGAGPLAAAMMEALPFRGVDIWTEGIPARWAAVLGDKVRGVSTTSMYQLPGDDRILDELFARLDRVREHVVLRPYDVTNSLEVIARLNVVTVQQAIEVDLFGGANSSHIGSNAHNGVGGSPDFTRAARLVVVAMASKAAGGRYSRIVPLLSSADIPRQDVDVLVTEHGHADLRGLSSRERAEAIIERCSDPRFRDDLWAYYRKAKDGGGHLPFSLEATQRFARGQGAG; this is translated from the coding sequence ATGGACGCCGACGCAGCGGTCGAGCGCTTCGTGCCGGAGCGCGGCTCGATCGCCTTCTCCTGCATGGGCGGTTCGTCCCTCGCGAAGGAAATCCCGGACGCGCTCGCGCGGTCCGCGGAAGCCGGCCGTCGGTACGAGCTCACGCTCCTCACGGGCGGCGCGACGACGGCCCGATTCGAGGCGGCCATCGCTCGTCTGGGAATCCGGCGTCGCTTCCCCTACCTGAGCGAAGGGGCACGGAAGGCCGTGAACGAGGGGTCCATCGAGTTCTTCGATTGCCGCATCGGCGAGTATCCGGATCTCGTGCGCGAAGGCACGTTTACCGGAGGAAAGCCGATCGACGTCGCGGTCGTCGAGGTGACCTCGATCGACGAGCGGGGACGGCTGGTCCCCGGGCTCGCCGTCGACGCCCTCCCCGCGTTCATCGACGCGAGCCGCCGCGTGATCGTGGAAATCAATGAACGGAAGCCGGACCTGACGGGCCTCCACGACATCTATCGCCCTCGACCCGGCGTGCCGATTCCGATCCGCGGGGTCCGGGATCGGGTCGGGAGGCCGTACGTCTCCGTGCCAACGTCCAAGATCGCCGCCATCATCGTGACGGACCGCGACGACGAACCCTCGGCCTCCTACACGGGGCCGTCTCCCTCGGATTCACGAATCGCGCAGGCCGTCTCCGCGTTCCTCGAAGGGGAACTGAAGCGCGAGGCCTGGGCGGGCCGGTTCGCGCTGCAGCTCGGGGCGGGTCCTCTCGCGGCCGCCATGATGGAAGCGTTGCCCTTCCGGGGCGTGGACATCTGGACGGAGGGCATCCCGGCGCGCTGGGCGGCCGTCCTCGGGGACAAGGTCCGAGGCGTGAGCACGACCTCGATGTACCAGCTCCCGGGCGACGATCGCATCCTGGACGAGCTGTTCGCGCGACTCGATCGCGTACGCGAGCATGTCGTCCTACGACCGTACGACGTGACGAATAGCCTCGAGGTGATCGCCCGCCTGAACGTCGTCACGGTCCAGCAGGCGATCGAAGTCGACTTGTTTGGAGGTGCTAATAGCTCCCACATCGGCTCGAACGCCCACAACGGCGTGGGCGGCTCGCCCGACTTCACCCGCGCGGCGCGCCTCGTCGTCGTGGCGATGGCGTCGAAGGCCGCGGGCGGGCGATACTCGCGAATCGTGCCCCTCCTGTCGAGCGCGGACATCCCGCGCCAAGATGTCGACGTGCTCGTGACGGAGCACGGCCACGCGGACTTGCGCGGCCTCTCCTCGAGGGAACGCGCCGAGGCGATCATCGAGCGTTGCAGCGATCCGCGCTTCCGGGACGATCTCTGGGCGTACTACCGAAAGGCGAAGGACGGAGGCGGCCATTTGCCATTCAGCCTGGAGGCGACCCAGCGGTTCGCGCGGGGCCAGGGCGCCGGGTGA
- a CDS encoding metal ABC transporter permease, which produces MTDAAVYSLVAGISVGFAAGYVGSLMVLKRMALVGDALSHVALPGLALGILFNFNPFLGAFAFLFSAAVLTWYIEKTTRLFPESIIGVLFVTALAVGILLTPEVDLLEALFGDITTVSLVDALLAVGISAPTVVVARLVYRRVVLSILSEELARSTGTNVALVNFVYLFLVTLVVAVGIKIVGTVLVGALVVIPAAAMKTVSRNLSSYALLSGLTGTASAGSGILLANYLRLPAGPLVVSVGTAIFAAALVADRIAS; this is translated from the coding sequence ATGACCGACGCGGCCGTGTATAGCCTCGTCGCGGGGATCTCCGTCGGGTTCGCGGCGGGCTATGTCGGGTCTCTGATGGTCTTGAAGAGGATGGCCCTCGTGGGCGACGCGCTCTCCCACGTCGCGTTGCCGGGCCTCGCTCTCGGAATTCTGTTCAACTTCAATCCGTTCCTCGGAGCGTTCGCGTTCCTGTTTTCCGCCGCGGTCCTGACATGGTACATCGAGAAGACGACGAGGCTGTTCCCCGAGTCGATCATCGGCGTCTTGTTCGTCACCGCCCTCGCGGTGGGGATCCTCTTGACCCCCGAGGTCGACCTCTTGGAGGCGCTCTTCGGCGACATCACCACGGTCTCCCTCGTGGACGCCCTCCTCGCGGTCGGGATTTCCGCTCCGACCGTCGTCGTCGCACGGCTCGTGTACCGGCGAGTCGTCCTGAGCATCCTGTCCGAGGAACTCGCCCGGTCGACGGGGACAAATGTGGCCCTGGTCAACTTCGTCTACCTCTTCCTCGTGACCCTCGTCGTGGCGGTCGGAATCAAGATCGTCGGCACGGTCCTCGTGGGGGCCCTTGTCGTCATCCCGGCCGCGGCGATGAAAACCGTCAGCCGAAATCTCTCGTCCTACGCGTTGCTGAGTGGCCTCACCGGGACCGCGAGCGCGGGGTCGGGAATCCTCTTGGCCAACTACCTCAGGCTGCCGGCCGGGCCGCTCGTCGTGTCCGTTGGAACGGCGATCTTTGCGGCTGCCCTCGTGGCCGATCGGATCGCCTCCTGA
- a CDS encoding amino acid ABC transporter substrate-binding protein, producing MSQPVEPEVGAPSAPKTGRGKLIAIGVVLLILVAAGAVAFYYLSLPKGPSGTIRVGFTIALSGTFSVEGTNSLHGIETAANWINSHGGITVQGKVYNISLDYYDDQSLSANVVSLYPQIIQQDRADFLLAPYSSGLTTAAAPFADQYDRVMMSHGGSSDIIWTGATRRNLVEVLSKASVYLEGVVDWIEANHPTDKIAALYANDAFSTFATQSAIAYAQSKGLSVVYNVSYPQNTNDLTTQLNDAAASGADDLIGGGHFADGLLIMNQLKTTWIPPPKLVSLLVAVTEPTFQSQLGASANNVTGPSQWEAAVPYSPTLAQSLGLAYYGPTPAEFTQLYGTLNGGATPAYHAAEAAAALFVLAQAIEQAQSLNTTEVRAKLGTMHSMTFFGGFQIDSRGLQTAHTMVLVQWQAGTKKLVYPSDLAQTSVQYPYTGS from the coding sequence ATGTCGCAACCAGTCGAACCAGAGGTCGGAGCCCCCTCGGCGCCGAAGACGGGCCGGGGCAAGCTGATCGCGATCGGGGTCGTGCTGCTGATCCTCGTCGCCGCCGGAGCTGTCGCCTTCTATTATCTGAGTCTGCCGAAGGGTCCCTCCGGTACGATCAGGGTCGGGTTCACGATTGCCCTTTCCGGGACATTCAGCGTCGAAGGGACGAATTCCCTGCATGGAATCGAGACCGCGGCGAACTGGATCAATAGCCATGGCGGAATCACGGTTCAAGGAAAGGTGTACAACATCAGTTTGGATTACTACGACGACCAGAGCCTTAGCGCCAATGTCGTCTCGCTTTACCCGCAAATCATCCAGCAGGATCGAGCCGACTTCCTCCTGGCGCCCTACAGCAGCGGCCTTACGACCGCCGCGGCGCCATTCGCGGATCAGTACGACCGGGTCATGATGTCCCACGGCGGGTCCTCGGACATCATTTGGACCGGTGCCACACGTCGAAACCTCGTCGAGGTGTTGAGCAAGGCGTCCGTCTATCTGGAAGGCGTGGTCGACTGGATCGAGGCAAACCACCCGACGGACAAGATCGCCGCGCTGTATGCAAACGACGCGTTCTCGACGTTCGCGACGCAGTCCGCAATCGCGTACGCGCAGTCTAAGGGGCTGAGCGTCGTCTACAACGTTTCGTACCCCCAGAATACAAACGACTTGACGACCCAGCTCAACGATGCGGCTGCGTCGGGCGCCGACGACCTCATCGGCGGCGGGCATTTCGCCGACGGCTTGCTCATCATGAACCAACTCAAAACCACTTGGATCCCTCCACCGAAGTTAGTATCGCTCCTCGTGGCGGTCACCGAGCCTACGTTCCAGTCCCAGCTCGGCGCGTCGGCAAACAACGTGACGGGCCCCTCCCAATGGGAGGCCGCCGTCCCGTACAGCCCGACCCTGGCCCAGTCGCTGGGCCTTGCTTACTACGGACCGACCCCGGCGGAGTTCACCCAACTATACGGGACCCTGAACGGGGGGGCCACCCCTGCTTATCATGCCGCCGAAGCCGCCGCAGCGCTGTTCGTGCTTGCGCAGGCAATCGAGCAGGCGCAAAGTCTCAACACGACCGAGGTCCGAGCGAAGCTGGGCACCATGCACAGCATGACCTTCTTCGGGGGCTTCCAGATCGACTCCCGAGGTTTGCAAACCGCGCACACGATGGTCCTCGTCCAGTGGCAAGCCGGAACGAAGAAACTCGTGTATCCCTCCGACCTCGCGCAGACATCGGTGCAGTACCCGTACACCGGATCGTAG
- a CDS encoding metal ABC transporter ATP-binding protein translates to MAVEPPPSRSSPHDAGASGDVLRVANLGVRLDKVPILENVSFHVRRGTTLAIVGPNGAGKTSLFRVLLGLVPHTGTVEWSGPVRIGYVPQHFVVTDVPITVRDFLGFKSEAGFEESLAAVGLEGGVLRKRLDILSGGEMQRVLIAWAVLDRPNVLLFDEPTATVDIGSEDMLYEALNRLEKESNITVLLITHDIHIASQYSDAVLALNRTVRFFGAPSRLSEPDLLMEIFGSGSGLAEHKHDFGSRGLR, encoded by the coding sequence ATGGCCGTCGAGCCGCCCCCTTCTCGAAGTTCGCCCCATGACGCCGGCGCCTCCGGAGACGTCCTGCGCGTCGCGAACCTCGGGGTTCGATTGGATAAGGTCCCCATCTTGGAGAATGTCAGCTTCCACGTCCGGAGAGGGACCACGCTCGCCATCGTCGGCCCGAACGGCGCGGGCAAGACGTCGCTCTTTCGCGTCCTCCTCGGCCTCGTGCCACACACGGGGACGGTCGAGTGGTCCGGCCCGGTCCGGATCGGCTACGTGCCGCAGCATTTCGTGGTGACGGATGTGCCGATCACCGTCCGCGACTTCCTCGGTTTCAAAAGCGAGGCCGGCTTCGAGGAATCGCTCGCCGCGGTCGGCCTGGAGGGGGGAGTCTTGCGAAAGCGGCTCGACATCCTGTCGGGCGGCGAGATGCAGCGCGTCTTGATCGCATGGGCGGTCCTCGATCGGCCGAACGTCCTCCTGTTCGACGAGCCGACGGCCACCGTCGACATCGGAAGCGAAGACATGCTGTACGAAGCCCTCAATCGGCTGGAGAAGGAAAGCAACATCACGGTCCTCCTGATCACGCACGACATCCACATCGCCTCTCAGTATTCCGACGCGGTGTTGGCTCTGAATCGGACGGTCCGATTCTTTGGGGCCCCGAGCCGCCTCTCGGAGCCCGATCTCTTGATGGAGATTTTCGGGAGCGGTTCGGGCCTCGCAGAGCACAAGCACGACTTCGGGTCCCGGGGACTCCGATGA
- a CDS encoding ABC transporter ATP-binding protein, whose amino-acid sequence MLRLDGIRAGYDGTQVLWDVTLNAEQGAMTVLIGPNGAGKSTTLKVVNGLVRPTHGHVVFQGVDITRTPAHERPAKGIAACPEGRRLFPLLTTEGNLRLGAYTKRARSSADGTLESVYDLFPRLRQRARVKAGRLSGGEQQMVGIGRALMSKPSILVLDEPSLGLAPKLVSEIFLKIRELREAGLTVLMVEQNAYAALRIADFGYVMQNGHVVKSGPPAELLDLDDLRKTYFAIP is encoded by the coding sequence ATGCTACGGCTTGACGGGATCCGGGCGGGCTACGACGGTACCCAAGTCTTGTGGGACGTGACGCTGAACGCCGAACAGGGCGCGATGACCGTCCTGATCGGGCCGAACGGCGCCGGCAAGTCGACGACGCTGAAGGTCGTTAACGGCCTCGTGCGGCCGACCCACGGTCACGTCGTCTTCCAGGGAGTGGACATTACGCGCACGCCGGCCCATGAACGCCCCGCGAAGGGAATCGCCGCGTGCCCGGAGGGCCGCCGCCTGTTCCCGCTGCTGACGACGGAGGGGAACCTCCGGCTGGGCGCGTACACCAAACGCGCGCGATCGTCCGCGGACGGGACCCTCGAGAGCGTCTACGACCTGTTCCCCCGCCTGCGCCAACGAGCGCGCGTGAAAGCCGGCCGCCTCAGCGGCGGTGAGCAGCAGATGGTGGGCATCGGGCGCGCCTTGATGTCGAAGCCCTCCATCCTCGTCCTGGACGAACCGAGCCTTGGCCTGGCTCCGAAACTCGTATCGGAGATCTTCCTCAAGATCCGCGAGCTGCGCGAGGCCGGCCTCACGGTCTTGATGGTCGAACAGAATGCATACGCCGCGCTACGAATCGCCGACTTCGGGTATGTCATGCAGAACGGCCACGTCGTGAAGTCCGGTCCGCCAGCGGAGTTGCTCGACCTCGACGATCTGCGGAAGACGTACTTCGCAATCCCCTGA
- a CDS encoding CoA ester lyase has translation MRRRSQLYVPANNPRMVAKAAGLEADSIVFDLEDAVPAKEKASARDALGPALRKADWGSRELAVRINALTTPEGERDVAAVAKEPLLQGIVVPKPEGDLSSLARTTGKALLPIIESARGLLHIEDVVRSEGVVAVTWGAGDLAASVGGDIGAYGRNPYVKTLIVMAAAAYGLDAIDRVFFDLEDDDGFRAEALEAKSLGYVGKQVVHPRQVRLANELFSATPEETRWARDVVAAYEAAAREGRGAIRVGDQLVDAVHYRAAKRVLERAGV, from the coding sequence ATGCGACGTCGGAGCCAACTGTACGTGCCGGCGAACAATCCGCGGATGGTCGCGAAGGCCGCGGGCCTCGAGGCCGATTCGATCGTCTTCGATCTGGAGGACGCGGTGCCCGCCAAGGAGAAAGCGTCCGCCCGGGACGCCTTGGGTCCCGCCCTCCGGAAGGCGGATTGGGGATCCCGGGAACTCGCGGTCCGGATTAACGCCCTCACGACGCCGGAAGGGGAGCGCGACGTGGCCGCCGTCGCGAAGGAACCGCTGCTCCAGGGGATCGTCGTGCCCAAACCGGAGGGGGACCTCTCGTCCCTCGCGCGGACGACCGGCAAGGCGCTCCTCCCGATCATCGAGTCGGCGCGAGGCCTCCTGCACATCGAGGACGTCGTCCGGAGCGAAGGGGTCGTCGCCGTAACGTGGGGGGCGGGCGACCTCGCGGCCTCCGTGGGCGGCGACATCGGCGCGTACGGACGGAACCCGTACGTGAAGACGCTCATCGTGATGGCGGCCGCCGCGTACGGGCTCGATGCGATCGACCGGGTCTTCTTCGACCTCGAGGACGACGACGGCTTCCGTGCCGAGGCGCTCGAGGCGAAGTCCCTCGGGTACGTCGGGAAGCAGGTAGTGCATCCCCGCCAGGTGCGCCTCGCGAACGAGCTGTTCTCGGCGACCCCCGAGGAGACCCGCTGGGCGCGGGATGTGGTCGCGGCGTATGAGGCCGCGGCCCGGGAAGGCCGAGGGGCGATCCGGGTAGGGGACCAACTCGTGGACGCCGTGCACTACCGGGCCGCGAAGCGGGTCCTCGAGCGGGCGGGGGTCTAG